The Acidianus manzaensis genome has a window encoding:
- a CDS encoding AAA family ATPase — MINDYFTYRKNLEILENVSDSSKLIETLKNFLDTRNLSICAFVSNKISHWLASIQYSLKAEVGYAIWGDTGQNKGSDKETGIEFKGLIEKYKNSINSSLTSDGQLEENLIRPIFSVLVVKHDNNYYILGFGLLVSVEYDLYRNFKYWSEVGNIWKIRPKIKILYLDPAIRNNISKLSELDFTQTSEDELFKLIENTYRIPQSNKSEESLAITTNQCYEENTRKGSPSKPFILFYNFIKSKIEDEKEVLETLSIYRSLSSVATLGESVVIKPHDVSCKRSQDLQIPEGLITSLSFDHNKLKEILVSIIKSGNLLFVGPPGTGKTELAINLAKYVSGENCFMLTTANSLWFRRDVIGGETLINGNVAWKSGIFIKAYNKAYESDSEFFAVIIDEINRADVDKAFGELFTVFSSSDPENWLIPNNLLDEICSYSNRDKEAEKFLEYYSKAKDKPLKKIRIIGTMNLMDMRNLFSIGEALVRRFSIVNFEYPRGSEDVTDTKDDKIKEFISCLREKFNQDRSGLLFNISPASVRKTLSIYTQLKPEEKDLQTFSDILRGNLGTLNVKILEKYDEFSSQCLERMGVSK, encoded by the coding sequence TTGTATCTAATAAGATTTCGCATTGGTTAGCTTCGATACAATATTCTCTTAAAGCTGAAGTAGGATACGCTATTTGGGGAGATACTGGACAGAATAAGGGCTCAGATAAGGAAACTGGCATAGAATTTAAAGGATTAATTGAAAAATATAAAAATTCAATTAACTCTTCTTTAACTTCAGATGGACAACTTGAAGAGAACTTAATAAGACCTATATTCTCAGTTTTAGTAGTAAAACATGATAATAATTACTATATATTGGGTTTCGGTTTATTAGTCTCAGTGGAATATGATCTATACAGGAATTTCAAATATTGGTCTGAAGTAGGAAATATTTGGAAGATTAGACCTAAAATCAAAATATTATATCTTGATCCTGCAATAAGAAACAATATATCAAAATTAAGCGAATTAGATTTCACTCAAACTTCTGAAGATGAGCTTTTTAAATTAATAGAGAATACATATAGAATTCCACAATCGAATAAATCTGAAGAAAGTTTAGCAATTACTACTAACCAATGTTATGAAGAGAATACTAGGAAGGGGTCTCCTTCTAAACCTTTCATTCTTTTTTATAATTTTATAAAGAGCAAAATAGAGGATGAAAAAGAAGTTCTCGAAACTCTATCTATTTATAGAAGTTTAAGTAGTGTAGCGACATTAGGTGAATCTGTAGTTATCAAACCGCATGACGTCTCTTGCAAAAGGTCTCAAGATTTACAAATACCAGAAGGTCTAATAACTTCGTTATCTTTTGACCATAATAAATTAAAAGAAATTTTAGTAAGCATAATAAAAAGTGGTAATTTACTTTTTGTAGGTCCACCGGGTACAGGTAAAACTGAATTAGCCATTAACTTAGCTAAATATGTAAGTGGTGAAAATTGTTTTATGCTAACTACAGCTAATTCATTATGGTTCAGAAGGGATGTTATTGGCGGTGAAACATTAATTAATGGAAACGTTGCATGGAAAAGCGGAATATTTATTAAAGCTTATAATAAGGCATATGAAAGTGATTCAGAGTTTTTTGCAGTTATAATTGATGAAATTAACAGAGCAGATGTAGATAAAGCATTTGGAGAATTGTTTACTGTATTTTCCAGTAGTGACCCAGAAAATTGGTTAATACCTAATAACCTACTTGATGAAATTTGCAGTTATAGTAACAGAGATAAAGAAGCAGAAAAGTTCTTAGAATATTATTCTAAAGCTAAAGATAAACCTCTTAAAAAAATAAGGATTATTGGAACGATGAATTTGATGGATATGCGTAATTTATTTAGTATAGGTGAAGCTTTAGTAAGAAGATTTTCCATAGTTAACTTTGAATATCCTAGGGGAAGTGAAGATGTTACTGATACAAAAGACGATAAAATAAAGGAATTTATATCATGTTTGAGAGAAAAATTCAATCAAGATAGGAGTGGATTACTCTTCAATATATCTCCAGCATCAGTTAGAAAAACACTATCTATATACACACAATTAAAGCCTGAGGAAAAAGATCTGCAGACATTTAGTGATATATTAAGAGGAAATTTAGGAACATTAAACGTTAAAATCTTAGAAAAATATGATGAATTTTCCAGTCAATGTTTAGAAAGGATGGGCGTATCTAAATGA